DNA from Ziziphus jujuba cultivar Dongzao chromosome 2, ASM3175591v1:
AAtccatttcatatatatatatatatatatatacacaccaagATAttgcactatatatatatatacgccaAGAATCTTAATATGAAGAATATAAGTATATTTCCTTGTTAATTCCAAAGTGCAAATATATTCCAACTAGTGCTGGCgcatctaaattaaaatttgtatagTTTGAAAAGAAAGCAAGAGAATACTAGCTCTTTATATAACAATTAGCAGAAAGTTTGTATTTAAAAAGCTTGGTCCATTTTTTGACTCAAGAGAATGAAGATAAAGAGCACTGCAAATGGTATAGAAACATGTTGCATTTTAATTATGGACCCAAAGTATATATTCTTATATAGGAAATCTCTGTTTatgctttctaatttttttactgAGGGATTCATTCTAGCCATAGATAAGCTGTTATTGCTTGGACTCCTAGTGAGCTATATACCTAAGAAGAGAAGCTAATAGCATATTAGTACCCACTATCACTCTGTGCTAATTAAACTTATGTTACAAGCTTAAAAGTTTTATTCCATCTTCCAAAATGGGAAAAGGGTCTATGCTTTGCTATGTATTagcataattttatatatctagCTTGTCTCTAAATGGCATTAAACCTTAATTGATATATAGTTTAATAACCTTTGTTTAATTACATGTATATTAATGAtgggttttaattaattaagccaGTGGTTTTTACACATACCCTTTATACGCTTTTATATTGACTTGAATTGAAAGGCCTAATGAAGGAAAAGTTGCAGagattactttctttttttttttctttttctttttttgtggaggatcaaaattatatattatcaatatcaATCAAGCTGTTGAAGATTACTTAGATGTAAGTAATAACTCTAGTACAATAATGCTGCCTGTGCGTTTGTTTTTTTGTCACTTCAACCAACTTGATTGGATGCCATATCTAGGTTAGGATTTGAATTGGGCTGATATTATAAGCCCGATTCAGACATTGTCCATTTAGAAACAATACTTTAGCTTGGGTAGAAGGAAGAAGAGACGAATGGCAAGTAccatgagcaaagtatgtttGCTTGGGGTTTAATGAGGATATCTATGTCAAGCATAATTTGAATTCACAACTTCACCATCTCACTCTTGTTTGCATTTCGTACTACTTTACAGAAAAGCAAATAGACCTTATGTGAGTTTCATGCAATCTCTCCATAACAGAGTCCGATGGTAAAATCCATccatttctcatatatataaacCTTTTTGATGGTATAATTTTAACTTAAATTGTTGTCTAAAAAAACAGTATTTCCAGAACTAACTTGATTTTCTTATCCAacgtcaatatatatatatatatatatatatgtatatataacaagATAATAAAGTATAAACATTACAACTAGATGTCCGTCTctcatttttttcccctcttattTTTAGTAAATAGTGAATATATTGCACATTCTTACTTCAAATTTATATACTAGATACATAAACAATTTTTCatccaataataattaatacaccTATGTGTATTtcgtaattttattaaatttaaatcttcatattttaagaaaataaacatttatcCCCTTATATATTAACAGATAGTGTGGAGAAAAAGTCTATATTATtatgatgtgtatatatatatatatatataattaaaaaaataacaagaaaaaaaatagctggttaatattttatgaatcaGAAATAGTGATTGAACCTGTAGTACTGTTGAATACAATGTAGTTTTGGTAATTGGTAGTATAGATACAGAAAACTACTGTTGTTGCACCTTAGAAAAGCTTCGATCggttaaatatcaatttttttaatcattaaatttttcttcaaaattttatggatatatgaaCACGAAAGAGCACGAacagaacaaaaattaaaaaataaaaataaaaaaaaaggtccaaaTTTGCAGACTGTCTCTCAGTACtcagttctttttttcttttttttaagaaaaaataaaaaataaaaagacataaAACGACAAGTTTCCCATGCAAGCCTTCGATTCACATCTCTGAAACAAGTGTCACCACTCTCCGCCACCTGTCCACTCCACCTCCTCCTTTAAGCCCTTCTCTTCTTGCCTCTCCACCtcttcatctctctctctctctctctctttctctctctctcggtgTCTCTGTCTTTTTCTCTCTGCAAAACCATCAAAACGGCCATGGCGGACCAGCGAACCCAGCAGCAGAACCAGCAATAccagcaacaacaacaagaacacCGTTCCGATGAAGGTCCTTCAGCTTCGCAAATCGTGGCGGTTCTTACACTCCTCCCAGTCGGAGCCACACTCGTCTTCCTCGCCGGACTCACACTCACTGGAACCGTGCTCGGGCTGGCTGTTTCGACACCACTGTTCGTTGTTTTTAGTCCTGTGTTGGTCCCTGCGGCTCTGGTAATTGGATTGGCGGTTACGGGGTTTTTGACTTCCGGAGCTTTCGGAATCACGGCGGTCTCGGCTCTTACATGGTTGGCGAATCATTTGAGGGAAAGAGTCCGTGGGGGTGATGGTGCTGGGCTTACGGCGCAAGCCAAGAGAAGAATGCAGGAAACGGCGGGTTATTTGGGCCAGAAAACCAAGGAAGCCGGCCAGACTATTCAGACTACGGCCCAGCAACAGGAGGCTTCTGGAAGAAGCCAGGAAACTGGAAGACCGCAAGAAGGAACCAAAACACGAACGGGATGAAAAGATCTTGCTTTGGGTTTTCTTGGGCCTTGATAAAGCCCACTTGTTGACCATgtagttttttatttctttttctgttttgttttgttttgttttgttttgtttttttgtttttttgttttttttttgtattttctttttttggtaattttctttttgtgtttaatGAGAATAAATGAGCCAGTGCATTGTAGACAATTCTCAATCTCCAGGATGTCtgtttaattgcttttataatgagtctttttctctctgttaataaaattagtaatatttcttttctttttttttgtttttaatccaAGATTAAATCTATTGGATATTCGATGCATGGAATTTGATACTATCAAGAAAATGTATAAGTGCCGTTTTTACATGGACCAAaaagatagaaaagaaaatttgtgaTCTTGTGGGTGGCTCTAGGGAGTGGAACAACATTGAAAACATTGTTAATTAGGCATGAGTgatcaatgaaaatgaaaatgaagcagaaaaagcatatttaattatgaataaagGTCAATCAATGGAAACCAAATGGCTAAAATACAACAAATTGGCCAATTAATTTCGGTACAAAAAGATGACCCCAGTTGGTAATGATGTGGATCCTTATGCATTCTAGACAACTTTTCTTGGGTCCCCCTTGGAAAATATTTTGTGGACCCGGGAACCTACACGTCAGCATTTCAACTCTCCCAACTCTTTTCGTCTTCTgtagcttttttttctttttctatttttatttttttaatttttaaactatgACTATCTCCATGCAGCTCTTCTTAATTTACTTATTCCCAAATCCCAATCCAACATTCAAAGCAAAGCTCTCTCTCTGACTTTCAAACTCTAGTTTTTGCTTAGTAgcaccaccatcatcatcatcagctgAACTGGAAATACAGAAACACTACATATATTCCAACAAAACATATAAGTAATATGGATATGAAAATCATGAATCAAATGGTCCTCCAATAAGAAGATTCCCTCAAAACCCAGACAATGCCATGCAGACGCAGGAAACAAGACaaacaaacatacaaaaaatatattatatgaataaataaatgttttgcAAAAATGACATCCCCATTTGCAAATTagtgacattttttattttttatttttatgtttttataactatttattgCATTGCAGCAAATGAAAATGACTTTAGCTGCAACCGTGTCCGTATATATCTTAAACAtctgaaattttaaatatgttgGTCATATTTAATAGGAGGAAAACTTGCTTCAGTTTCAGTGTACATTAAGAAATATCCTACGAACCAATAAAAATCTTGAAGAAAAGTTACAGatttataacaaaataacatGTTCAATCAGAACTAATATTTATAAACTCCAACAAGTTTCCAAATGTCAACCTGTAAGGACAACATAACAAACATGTAGTACCAAAACCAGAAGCCATTCTTATTTCAATCTTATTTCTCATTCTGCTTCATCCAATCCACAGAAAATGGCTTTCCTAAATTATCAATACCTCTTCTTGATTCTTTTCATCACCATCTGTATCAATGTTGTCATCAAGTCAACTAGCATGCAACCTTTTAGTTGCTCTGATGAAGTTCAGACATGCAAATCCTATCTATATCATATTTCTAAAGGGCTCCAAATAGATCAGATAGCCTCTTTTTACTCTGTGAATGCTTCTGAAATCAAGCCTATAATCCATGGAACCAAACAAGACTACCTTGTATCCGTAACTTgcacttgcaaaaatataaatggTGTCCAAGGATACTTCTATGATACCTTTTACAAAGTTCAGTCTGGGGACCTGTATTCACATGTTGTCCAACAGTTTTACAGCGGACAAGCTTGGGACATCGAAGGAGAAGATGAGCcatttgttgctggaaacatAACGATTATGCACCTTCTATGTGGGTGTGTGGAAAAACAATCACAGAGGGTTGTGACATATACAGCTCAAGAGCATGATACTCTATCACAAATTGCTGAACTTCTATCTGCAAGTTTGAGTGAGACTCAGGAGTTAAATGGAGGATTATTGACTCAAAATCCAAGTTTCATAGATGTTGGTTGGGTTTTGTTTGTCCCTATGGAGATGAAAGGAATTAAAGCACCAAAGCAAGgtaacttttttatttgaagGAGAAATTTACCTCTAACTAATTTGCTGCGTGACTAACATCAGTTGAATCTTTCAGAGTTAAATAGCAGAAGCTAAAATCTTCAACTTGacaatctatatatacatatttatacttTTTGCTCACCTTTTCTTAGAACTGTGTGTCTCTCAAATGAATTTATCGAAGTCAAACAAAAGTATTTGGTAAACCTACCGATCTTTGTTCATATAGAGGGGATGATTATCCATCAATATGCAACATGtttgtcaaatttatatttagagGAAGGAACATACTCTTTCTGAGTATGAAAAAGCTAACCATGTTTTCTGTTTCAACCAGGTAAAAGACAAAATTTGGCAACAATTATAGGCATATCGTCAGCTGCAGCTTTACTTTTGATGGCTGCATTTCTTGTATTCCTTCTAAgaagatataaatattacaaaaacaGAGAAGAAGATCCAAAAGCCTTTGCAAAACCAAGTTCACCACAGAATCAAAAGTTCAACAAGGACATTGAAGGTCAGAAAACATGTTCTACATCATAAACAACCTCATAGTTTACTACTTTTTTTGTGAGACTTGCATTATAACAATAGACTTGCAAATTGTAGTCAATCTACTTTCAAAAGAAAATAGCTCAACTCGTAGAATTTGGCTCATAGCAGGTGTGACAACGTTTGAGACAGAACGGCCTGTTGTATATAGTATTGAGGAGATCAATGAGGCTACTGGCAACTTCGACGAAATCAGAAAAATTGGGGAGGGTGGCTATGGCAGTGTTTACTTTGGCATATTAGGAAAACGGGTATTACTGATCTCACCATTCCTAAGTTCATGCCAATATCCAAAGTTCCAAACTATCTTCTCTCTATAAGTCGTCTAGACCATTATTGATGCTTTGTTTAAACAACAGGAAGTAGCAATTAAGAAGATGAAATCTAGCAGAACAAAGGAATTCTTTTCAGAGCTCAAGGTTTTATGCAAGATTCATCACATTAATGTGGTAAGAGATCGTCTATTACCAAAGCAAGATTTGCAAAGAAAAATTTACAGACATTAAAATTTATACTCACGAAATCTTACTCTTAGGTGGAGCTGCTTGGATATGCCAGTGGGGAAGACCATCTCTATTTAGTATATGAGTATATTCACAATGGATCACTCAACGACCATCTTCACGACCCCCTTCTGAAAGGTACTTGTACGAAATAGCATGAAAGTTTAACACTGAATCACTAGGACAAGTGTTCATTCAAAGAAATCAGATATGAACAACACCATAAGGAAAACACAGACGTTTTAAAACAGAACTACCATCAGACAGGAGAAAAATGTTGAACCAGAAACCAGAAAAGGAATCTGCAGGACAATAATACATAGTAAAGCCCCAAAAGTTAGGAACTATACATATAAGACTAACTTAATCAACAATTTTGATAAACAGATTTTACAACATGAGCTAAAGAGGTATCaagattttttttcctattagtTTCTGTGAGGTCCTTATACTTGTTAGATATATCAGGTCACCAGCCTCTTTCATGGACTGCAAGAGCACATATAGCACTTGACGCTGCAAGAGGAATTGAATATATACACGATCACACAAAGACACGCTATGTGCACCGTGACATAAAAACAAGTAATATTCTACTTGATCAAGGTCTCAGAGCAAAGGTATTGATAGCCATCCTAGCTTCCATTATTCCAAAATAGTTGCATATTTCCAATGTAACATAAACATTGCTATATCTCTTATCACTCTCGTACTTCTGAAGGGTGTTTTGTATTCCCTTTTTCACATTATACTAATAGCTAAAAAAGCTATTTCCATAGGTAGCAGATTTTGGACTAGCAAGGCTAGTTGAACGATCAAATGAAGAAGAGGTTATAGCAACATGCGTGGTAGGAACACTGGGTTATATTCCTCCTGAGTAAGTCTATGCTTTTGCACTATAACATTTTTCATAGAAACACGCTTCTGAAGGAAGTAAAAGATGATGCATTACTAGAACTTATTGTTCATATATTCAAACTACGAAAATAGATTATCGAAATGCCTAACATATTTTTGTAtccaataactaaactaaaAATCCCATTTCTGTATTTCACAAGATCTGTGCGTGAGCTACAAATGACATCTAAAACAGATGTATTTGCATTTGGAGTGGTCCTGGCAGAGTTAATAACTGG
Protein-coding regions in this window:
- the LOC107418299 gene encoding oleosin H2 yields the protein MADQRTQQQNQQYQQQQQEHRSDEGPSASQIVAVLTLLPVGATLVFLAGLTLTGTVLGLAVSTPLFVVFSPVLVPAALVIGLAVTGFLTSGAFGITAVSALTWLANHLRERVRGGDGAGLTAQAKRRMQETAGYLGQKTKEAGQTIQTTAQQQEASGRSQETGRPQEGTKTRTG
- the LOC107418268 gene encoding lysM domain receptor-like kinase 3; translated protein: MAFLNYQYLFLILFITICINVVIKSTSMQPFSCSDEVQTCKSYLYHISKGLQIDQIASFYSVNASEIKPIIHGTKQDYLVSVTCTCKNINGVQGYFYDTFYKVQSGDLYSHVVQQFYSGQAWDIEGEDEPFVAGNITIMHLLCGCVEKQSQRVVTYTAQEHDTLSQIAELLSASLSETQELNGGLLTQNPSFIDVGWVLFVPMEMKGIKAPKQGKRQNLATIIGISSAAALLLMAAFLVFLLRRYKYYKNREEDPKAFAKPSSPQNQKFNKDIEGVTTFETERPVVYSIEEINEATGNFDEIRKIGEGGYGSVYFGILGKREVAIKKMKSSRTKEFFSELKVLCKIHHINVVELLGYASGEDHLYLVYEYIHNGSLNDHLHDPLLKGHQPLSWTARAHIALDAARGIEYIHDHTKTRYVHRDIKTSNILLDQGLRAKVADFGLARLVERSNEEEVIATCVVGTLGYIPPESVRELQMTSKTDVFAFGVVLAELITGLRAVIRDNREPNKMKSLISVIFGIFDQKNPETALEAIVDGNLRGSCPVEEVYKMAYLARQCLSEDPINRPEMKEIVQTLSQILISSMEWEASLGGKSQVFSALLNGR